A region of Triplophysa dalaica isolate WHDGS20190420 chromosome 20, ASM1584641v1, whole genome shotgun sequence DNA encodes the following proteins:
- the LOC130408981 gene encoding torsin-1A-like, which translates to MKASYFVIVLLLFSDVILTSGFIDVFVGVTAYIYTMFEGDNLIPFVPASFEKDLNDNLYGQHIVSKVVLKAVSSFMTDSNPNKPLVLSFHGTTGVGKNHVAKIIANNIYEKGDQSDHYITFITEFHFPHKDKVDMYSAQLKQWIHGNVSSFPRSMFVFDEMDKINPRLLDTIKPFLDYTARVDGVSFRKAIFIFLSNAGGNVIANLALDFWKEGKDREEIQMNSKGMEKQIFQTIFNDKNSGFWHSSIIDHHLVDHFIPFLPLELKHVRQCVLAEMASLNIPVDHDLAETVVREIPFSGEENIFSVKGCKTVRQKLMLNIG; encoded by the exons ATGAAAGCGTCCTATTTTGTAAtagttttattgcttttttccgACGTAATATTAACGTCGGGTTTTATTGATGTCTTTGTAGGTGTTACCGCGTATATCTACACAATGTTTGAAGGGGATAATTTAATCCCTTTTGTTCCTGCAA GTTTCGAGAAAGATTTAAATGACAATCTCTACGGGCAGCACATCGTATCGAAAGTTGTACTGAAAGCTGTATCATCATTTATGACCGACAGTAATCCAAACAAACCGCTCGTGCTCTCTTTCCACGGGACAACAGGAGTGGGGAAAAACCACGTGGCTAAAATAATCGCAAACAACATTTACGAGAAAGGAGATCAGAGCGACCATTATATCACTTTTATAACAGAGTTCCATTTCCCACACAAAGACAAGGTTGACATGTACAGT GCACAACTAAAGCAATGGATTCATGGAAATGTATCCAGTTTTCCTCGGTccatgtttgtatttgatgaAATGGACAAGATTAATCCACGTCTGCTTGACACCATAAAGCCTTTTCTAGACTACACGGCCCGTGTAGATGGCGTATCCTTCCGTAAAGCAATCTTCATTTTTCTCAG CAATGCAGGTGGAAATGTGATCGCCAATTTAGCCCTGGATTTCTGGAAAGAGGGTAAAGACAGAGAAGAAATACAGATGAACAGCAAGGGAATGGAGAAACAAATCTTTCAAACCATCTTCAATGATAAGAATA GTGGATTTTGGCACTCAAGCATCATAGATCATCACCTTGTGGATCACTTTATACCTTTCCTGCCTCTGGAACTAAAGCATGTACGTCAGTGTGTCCTGGCTGAAATGGCCAGTCTGAACATCCCTGTTGATCATGATCTGGCAGAGACGGTAGTCAGAGAGATACCCTTCTCCGGAGAGGAGAACATTTTCTCTGTTAAAGGCTGCAAGACAGTCAGACAGAAGTTGATGCTGAACATtggttaa